In one Juglans regia cultivar Chandler chromosome 11, Walnut 2.0, whole genome shotgun sequence genomic region, the following are encoded:
- the LOC108991381 gene encoding dihydroflavonol 4-reductase-like, with protein MGSQSETVCVTGASGFIGSWLIMRLLEHGYTVRATVRDPDNIKKVKHLLELPKAETHLTLWKADLNEPGSFDEAIKGCTGVFHVATPMDFESKDPENEVIKPTIEGLLGIMEASVKAKTVRRLVFTSSAGTVNVEEHQKPVYDESCWSDVEFCRAKKMTGWMYFVSKTLAEQAAWKYAKENNLDFITIIPPLVVGPFIMPSMPPSLITGLSPITGNEAHYSIIKQGQFVHLDDLCNAHIYLFEHPKAEGRYICNAVDATIHDIAKLLREKYPEYNVPTKFENIDDNLEIVSFSSKKVKALGFQFKYSLEDMFVEAVETCREKGLLPKAAGDEKHVNGNN; from the exons ATGGGGTCCCAGAGCGAAACCGTTTGCGTCACGGGCGCCTCTGGCTTCATCGGGTCATGGCTAATCATGAGACTCCTCGAGCACGGTTACACCGTCCGAGCAACCGTGCGAGACCCAG ATAATATAAAGAAGGTAAAGCATCTGCTGGAATTGCCAAAGGCGGAGACCCACTTGACTCTGTGGAAGGCTGACCTCAACGAACCGGGAAGCTTCGATGAAGCCATTAAAGGGTGTACCGGAGTGTTCCATGTGGCTACACCCATGGACTTTGAGTCCAAGGACCCCGAG AATGAAGTGATAAAGCCAACGATAGAAGGGTTGTTAGGCATCATGGAAGCAAGTGTCAAAGCAAAAACTGTACGAAGACTGGTATTCACATCTTCTGCAGGAACTGTGAATGTTGAAGAGCACCAAAAGCCAGTCTATGATGAAAGCTGCTGGAGTGATGTTGAGTTTTGCCGGGCCAAAAAGATGACTGGATGG ATGTATTTCGTGTCCAAGACACTTGCTGAGCAAGCCGCATGGAAGTATGCCAAAGAAAACAACTTGGATTTCATCACTATTATCCCACCTCTTGTAGTTGGTCCTTTCATCATGCCGTCTATGCCACCAAGTCTTATAACCGGACTTTCCCCTATCACCG GGAATGAAGCTCACTACTCGATCATAAAGCAAGGCCAATTCGTCCACTTGGATGACCTCTGTAATGCCCACATATATTTGTTTGAGCATCCTAAGGCAGAGGGGAGGTATATATGCAATGCTGTAGATGCTACCATTCACGATATTGCAAAATTGCTTAGAGAAAAGTACCCAGAATATAATGTTCCTACCAA GTTCGAAAATATCGATGATAACTTGGAGATTGTGTCGTTCTCTTCCAAGAAGGTAAAAGCCTTGGGATTTCAGTTCAAATACAGCTTGGAGGACATGTTTGTAGAAGCTGTGGAAACATGCCGAGAAAAGGGGTTGCTTCCCAAGGCTGCTGGCGATGAAAAGCATGTCAACGGCAACAACTAA
- the LOC108991348 gene encoding ornithine carbamoyltransferase, chloroplastic has protein sequence MAAISCHCSPIASDKVLHSSSFSFSSDLNLLRPPRLPGNKFSGISVSSPACFPALRLRVSCQTSSATSTPASAANVRAKSELKDFLHISDFDKATILKILEQAVEVKALLKSGERTYLPFKGKTMAMIFAKPSMRTRVSFESGFFLLGGHAIYLGPDDIQMGKREETRDVARVLSRYNDIIMARVFAHQDILDLAKHASVPVVNGLTDYNHPCQIMADVLTIIEHIGQLEGTKVVYIGDGNNVVHSWLLMASVIPFHFVCACPKGFEPDEKTVEKARQAGISKIEITNDPKEAVRGADVVYSDVWASMGQKEEAAHRRKVFQGFQVDGNLMKSAGSKAYFMHCLPAERGVEVTDEVIEAPNSIVFPQAENRMHAQNAIMLHLLGY, from the exons ATGGCGGCGATTTCTTGTCACTGTTCTCCGATCGCCTCGGACAAGGTTTTACACTCCTCCTCATTCTCCTTTTCCTCCGATCTCAATCTCCTACGACCTCCGAGACTCCCCGGAAACAAGTTTTCAGGTATTTCCGTGTCTTCTCCAGCGTGCTTTCCAGCTCTTCGGCTACGGGTCTCATGCCAGACCTCCTCTGCCACTTCGACACCTGCATCCGCCGCCAATGTCCGAG CAAAATCAGAGCTGAAAGATTTTCTGCACATTAGTGATTTTGACAAAGCTACTATTTTGAAGATCTTAGAACAGGCTGTAGAAGTCAAGGCGTTGCTAAAATCAGGAGAGAGAACATATCTCCCGTTCAAGGGGAAGACAATGGCTATGATCTTTGCAAAGCCATCAATGAGAACCCGGGTTTCTTTCGAGTCTGGCTTTTTCTTGCTAGGAGGCCATGCTATATATTTGGGACCTGATGATATTCAGATGGGTAAGCGAGAGGAAACTCGTGATGTTGCTCGTGTTTTGTCTCGCTATAATGACATTATTATGGCACGTGTCTTTGCTCATCAG GACATTCTTGATCTTGCTAAACATGCAAGTGTTCCTGTCGTTAATGGCCTCACAGACTACAATCATCCCTGCCAAATAATGGCTGATGTCCTCACTATAATTGAACACATCGGTCAATTGGAAGGAACCAAG GTCGTCTATATAGGAGATGGAAATAACGTTGTGCACTCTTGGTTGTTGATGGCATCGGTTATCCCCTTCCATTTTGTTTGTGCCTGCCCTAAAGGTTTCGAACCAGATGAGAAAACAGTTGAGAAGGCACGGCAGGCTGGAATCAGCAAGATAGAAATAACAAATGACCCAAAGGAAGCTGTTAGAGGGGCTGATGTTGTTTACTCAGATGTATGGGCCAGCATGGGGCAAAAGGAGGAGGCTGCTCATCGACGTAAAGTGTTCCAAGGCTTTCAG GTGGATGGAAATCTAATGAAGTCAGCAGGCTCGAAAGCATATTTCATGCATTGTTTGCCAGCAGAAAGAGGAGTAGAGGTGACTGATGAGGTTATTGAAGCTCCAAATTCCATTGTCTTCCCACAGGCTGAAAATCGCATGCATGCACAGAACGCTATAATGCTTCATCTGCTCGGCTACTAA